A region of Haloplanus sp. XH21 DNA encodes the following proteins:
- a CDS encoding PAS domain-containing protein, producing the protein MPPGVTDAVLDTLSARIAVLDESGRIVEANASWRAFDADTDHPLLPATDEPYLSALRRSANEQVREVATRLQSVLDGDGGVEYPYHADEDGDALVIRFEPLDHDGDRYAVVTHVGRHSESRTAADIHLKERAMDEAPVGIAISNPDLEDNPVIYANAAFERITGYPVGDIVGRNCRFLQGADSDPETVAKMRHAIDNREPVTVEVRNYRKNGEQFWNEVTIAPLYDADGEPTHFVGFQRDVTDRKEAETALQTERDRLAVLNQIVRHDIRNDMSVALGWGNELADSLGPGSADILERIMTAATHTKELTEAVGDLAAILGTVDPELEPIRLDTVLEKEIARMRSDFDYRSQSISVHADDLPEVRVLATPILSSVFGNLLDNAVFHNDKAAIEIDVDIAVDAESVVVRIADNGPGVPDVHKREVFGRGEKGLESPGSGLGLYLVDNLVRTYGGTVWIEDNDPEGAVFCVELQRL; encoded by the coding sequence ATGCCTCCGGGGGTGACTGATGCCGTCCTCGATACGCTCTCGGCGCGGATCGCGGTGCTCGACGAATCGGGACGGATCGTCGAAGCGAACGCGTCGTGGCGAGCGTTCGACGCGGACACCGATCACCCGCTACTGCCGGCGACCGACGAGCCGTATCTGTCGGCGCTCCGTCGGTCCGCGAACGAGCAGGTTCGGGAAGTCGCCACACGGCTCCAGTCGGTGCTCGACGGCGACGGCGGTGTCGAGTATCCGTACCACGCCGACGAGGACGGCGACGCGCTGGTGATCCGGTTCGAACCGCTCGATCACGACGGCGACCGCTACGCCGTCGTGACACACGTCGGCCGCCACTCGGAGTCCCGGACGGCGGCCGATATCCACCTCAAGGAACGCGCGATGGACGAGGCGCCGGTTGGGATCGCCATCTCGAACCCGGATCTGGAAGACAACCCCGTCATCTACGCCAACGCGGCTTTCGAGCGGATCACGGGCTATCCCGTCGGGGACATCGTGGGGCGGAACTGTCGGTTCCTGCAGGGCGCGGACTCCGACCCCGAAACGGTCGCGAAGATGCGCCACGCGATCGACAACCGGGAGCCGGTGACGGTCGAAGTGCGCAACTATCGGAAAAACGGCGAGCAGTTCTGGAACGAAGTGACCATCGCCCCGCTGTACGACGCGGACGGCGAACCCACGCATTTCGTCGGCTTCCAGCGCGACGTGACCGATCGCAAGGAGGCCGAGACGGCCCTGCAGACCGAGCGCGATCGGCTCGCCGTGCTCAATCAGATCGTCCGCCACGACATCCGCAACGACATGTCGGTCGCGCTGGGGTGGGGGAACGAGCTCGCCGACAGTCTCGGTCCCGGATCGGCGGACATCCTCGAACGCATCATGACCGCGGCGACCCACACCAAGGAACTCACGGAGGCAGTCGGCGACCTCGCGGCAATCCTGGGGACGGTCGACCCGGAACTCGAACCCATCCGTCTCGACACCGTTCTCGAAAAAGAGATCGCCCGTATGCGGTCGGATTTCGATTATCGCTCGCAGTCTATCTCCGTCCACGCTGACGACCTACCCGAGGTTCGCGTCCTGGCGACACCGATTCTCTCCTCCGTGTTCGGCAATCTGCTTGACAACGCCGTCTTCCACAACGACAAGGCCGCTATCGAAATCGATGTCGACATCGCGGTAGACGCGGAGTCGGTGGTCGTTCGCATCGCCGACAACGGTCCGGGCGTTCCCGATGTCCACAAGCGCGAGGTGTTCGGACGCGGAGAGAAAGGGCTCGAAAGCCCGGGGAGCGGCCTCGGCCTCTATCTCGTCGACAACCTCGTCCGGACGTACGGCGGGACGGTCTGGATCGAGGACAACGACCCCGAGGGCGCCGTGTTCTGCGTCGAACTCCAACGGCTCTGA
- a CDS encoding tyrosine-type recombinase/integrase: protein MSDPGAQIETLRDRIEASDKISDTDRSALFDFSDELYLLQTKYSDHRHLKLLRHCTRMAEHVGGLAEALEDRDATEDIVRWINRTYDNEETNRDYRVALSVFGRRTTDENGDDPPESIEWVPSGTSSNYDPAPNPGDMLHWEADVLPMIEATRYSRDAALIATAWDSGARSGEIRGLSVGDVTDHRHGYQLTFQGKTGQRTVTLIPSVPYLQQWLSDHPARDDPNAPLWCKLDRPEEFSYRMFTKILEGAADKADIDKPVTFTNFRKSSASYLASQGMNQAHIEDHHGWVRGSDVASRYVSVFGQDADRELAKVHGVELDDDEEPEPIAPMECPRCGRDTPREKDFCVWCDQATSHDAVQDIKAEEQDLRDSILTLIREDPELLNDIERAQDAMTVFEERPDLFEDAKRFREALGGN from the coding sequence ATGAGCGATCCCGGCGCGCAAATCGAGACGCTGCGCGACCGCATCGAGGCGTCCGACAAGATTTCCGACACCGACCGGTCGGCCCTGTTCGACTTCAGCGACGAGCTCTACCTGCTCCAGACGAAGTACAGCGACCATCGGCACCTGAAGCTGCTCCGCCACTGCACTCGCATGGCCGAACACGTCGGCGGGCTGGCCGAGGCCCTCGAGGACCGCGACGCGACGGAGGACATCGTCCGCTGGATCAACCGAACCTACGACAACGAGGAGACCAACCGCGACTACCGGGTGGCCCTCAGCGTCTTTGGCCGGCGCACCACCGACGAGAACGGGGACGATCCGCCAGAGAGCATTGAGTGGGTCCCGTCCGGAACGTCCAGTAACTACGATCCCGCGCCCAACCCCGGCGACATGCTCCACTGGGAGGCGGACGTCCTCCCGATGATCGAGGCGACCCGATACAGTCGGGACGCTGCCTTGATCGCTACCGCTTGGGACTCGGGGGCGCGGAGCGGTGAGATTCGCGGGCTTTCGGTCGGTGACGTGACTGACCACCGCCACGGCTACCAGCTCACTTTCCAGGGGAAGACCGGCCAGCGGACAGTCACGCTGATTCCCTCGGTCCCGTACCTCCAGCAGTGGCTCTCGGATCACCCCGCGCGGGACGACCCCAACGCCCCGCTCTGGTGCAAGCTCGACCGGCCCGAGGAGTTCTCCTACCGGATGTTCACGAAGATCCTCGAAGGGGCCGCGGACAAGGCGGATATCGACAAGCCCGTCACGTTCACTAACTTCCGGAAGAGCTCCGCGAGCTATCTCGCCTCGCAGGGGATGAACCAGGCCCACATCGAGGACCACCACGGCTGGGTCCGGGGCAGCGACGTGGCCAGCCGCTACGTCAGCGTCTTCGGCCAGGACGCCGACCGCGAACTCGCGAAAGTCCACGGAGTGGAGCTCGACGACGACGAGGAGCCGGAACCCATCGCCCCGATGGAATGCCCGCGCTGCGGGCGAGACACCCCTCGAGAGAAGGACTTCTGCGTCTGGTGTGACCAGGCGACGTCCCACGATGCCGTCCAAGATATCAAGGCCGAGGAGCAGGATCTCCGGGATTCCATCCTCACGCTCATCCGGGAGGATCCCGAACTCCTCAATGACATCGAGCGCGCGCAGGACGCGATGACGGTCTTCGAGGAGCGGCCCGACCTCTTCGAGGATGCCAAACGGTTCCGTGAGGCGCTGGGCGGCAACTGA
- a CDS encoding DUF4238 domain-containing protein has product MPEYRNQHYVPQFYLSRFSNDGDRINLYNTQARQEFNEPISRVCSRSYFYSDNTDIERAIGQIEGSLAEGLNEIIDAEAVSEFQVREELKPNWLQVMQFLTFQEARTALSREELERDSDFFFEEFVRAGVEAGELEPEHLEGVQAGEITLEWDQSPQLSSMLYQIHCAPLLADLYGTIFINETSSKFVTSDHPVVRHNPYYADEGYTQLAGWQARGLQIYCPLTSEHYLLLHDPECYDVESHPDGSLVIDDEDMVEDLNRLQLVHCEDNVFYGESGRQAEMQELHDELEPLVDQDRSSRGAFESQNGRGIYTHISVPEFVPDLPFVSESSGVEFTPERVEGSRREQERIWEEQFGDVI; this is encoded by the coding sequence ATGCCAGAATATCGAAATCAGCACTATGTGCCGCAGTTCTATCTCAGCCGCTTCTCAAACGACGGTGACCGAATCAACCTCTATAATACTCAAGCGCGACAGGAATTCAACGAGCCAATCTCACGAGTTTGTTCACGAAGCTACTTCTACAGTGATAACACCGACATCGAGAGAGCAATCGGCCAGATCGAAGGCTCATTGGCGGAAGGATTGAATGAGATAATTGACGCAGAGGCAGTCAGCGAATTCCAAGTAAGGGAGGAGTTGAAACCGAACTGGCTGCAAGTAATGCAGTTCCTCACCTTCCAGGAGGCTAGAACTGCGTTATCAAGAGAGGAATTAGAACGTGATAGCGACTTTTTCTTCGAGGAGTTTGTCCGTGCTGGCGTTGAAGCAGGTGAACTTGAGCCAGAGCATTTAGAAGGGGTTCAAGCAGGAGAGATAACACTAGAGTGGGACCAGAGTCCGCAACTCAGTTCTATGCTGTATCAAATCCATTGCGCCCCGCTACTCGCAGACCTCTACGGGACGATCTTTATCAATGAGACCAGCTCAAAATTCGTCACTAGTGATCATCCGGTTGTTCGGCACAATCCATACTACGCTGATGAAGGATATACTCAGCTTGCTGGTTGGCAGGCCCGGGGTCTGCAGATTTACTGTCCGCTGACGTCCGAGCATTACCTGCTTCTTCACGATCCAGAGTGCTACGATGTCGAAAGTCATCCGGACGGATCCCTGGTGATCGATGACGAAGACATGGTTGAAGACCTAAACCGATTACAGCTGGTGCATTGTGAGGATAACGTGTTCTATGGCGAGTCGGGAAGACAGGCTGAAATGCAGGAACTGCATGATGAACTAGAGCCGTTGGTAGACCAAGATAGATCTTCGCGTGGAGCATTTGAATCCCAAAATGGAAGAGGAATTTATACGCACATCAGCGTTCCTGAGTTTGTTCCGGATCTGCCTTTTGTTTCGGAAAGTTCTGGAGTAGAATTCACGCCGGAAAGGGTCGAAGGCTCACGTAGAGAGCAAGAGAGAATTTGGGAAGAGCAATTTGGAGACGTGATTTAA
- a CDS encoding DUF4238 domain-containing protein: MVKRKNQHYVPQHYLRAWATNQKLNVLPLSANQSFLEATSSVCSRDYFYGNPPVAEKELANLDGYHARPITELRDGIDLTDLSNQYISLLLSFITTQRSRTKSTKEDIRSGEEYLREAVKDDMGADRYEGQINWKSELSEQEKEDSMVDASLLGTHHFLIALGIFGYIGIGDLHGVMLCNLTSREFIVSDAPMVHDIPRYKHEMGLVPAGLGNRGLQIFCPIDRNRILLLYDPEVYVFDSNSKNQVLIRSPDVVDELNLLQFHNAESIVMFNSSSEDYILDLHDRIDEVRRREVITVTRETETGEDFELDEIPAYQVPKLSPDLPSSQTMTHLPYLKRRPASQAEKARKLVHSIFNELDWASDLSLIYSIRLLEELLEL, from the coding sequence ATGGTGAAGCGGAAGAACCAGCATTACGTACCCCAGCACTACCTCCGTGCCTGGGCCACTAACCAAAAACTCAATGTTCTACCGCTATCCGCCAACCAATCCTTCTTGGAGGCCACTAGTTCCGTATGCTCACGTGACTACTTCTATGGTAACCCGCCAGTAGCAGAGAAAGAACTTGCTAACCTGGACGGCTATCACGCCCGACCGATAACAGAACTCCGTGACGGAATCGACTTAACAGATCTATCTAATCAGTATATCTCGCTCCTCCTCTCGTTTATCACAACACAGCGATCCCGGACCAAGTCCACGAAAGAAGATATCAGAAGTGGTGAGGAATATCTGCGAGAAGCTGTCAAAGACGATATGGGTGCCGATCGATACGAGGGTCAGATCAATTGGAAGTCCGAGCTAAGCGAGCAGGAAAAGGAGGATAGTATGGTGGACGCCTCTCTTCTTGGAACTCATCACTTCCTCATAGCACTGGGAATCTTCGGCTATATCGGTATCGGAGATCTACATGGCGTGATGTTGTGTAACCTCACCAGCCGAGAGTTCATTGTCTCTGATGCGCCGATGGTCCACGACATCCCCCGATACAAGCACGAAATGGGGTTAGTCCCAGCAGGCTTAGGGAATCGAGGACTCCAAATCTTCTGTCCAATAGATCGAAACCGGATTTTGCTCCTTTACGACCCTGAAGTCTACGTATTCGACAGCAATTCCAAGAATCAGGTCTTGATCAGATCTCCGGATGTCGTTGACGAGTTGAACCTACTTCAGTTCCATAATGCAGAGAGCATTGTGATGTTCAACTCAAGTAGTGAGGATTACATTCTGGATTTGCATGACCGAATTGATGAAGTTCGACGCAGAGAGGTAATTACGGTTACACGGGAAACAGAGACAGGGGAGGACTTTGAATTGGATGAGATTCCTGCCTACCAAGTTCCGAAGCTGTCACCAGACCTCCCAAGCAGCCAGACCATGACTCACTTGCCTTACTTAAAACGGCGTCCAGCTTCTCAAGCCGAGAAAGCGCGAAAACTGGTGCATTCCATCTTCAATGAACTCGATTGGGCCTCTGACTTATCGCTTATTTACTCCATCCGGCTGCTCGAAGAGCTACTAGAGCTGTAG
- a CDS encoding ABC transporter ATP-binding protein, translating into MADTDGGFEDVRENVDGHPMVSLLAYARPYWRRLTAGVIASFCTRFARLLPPILVATTIDRIILGSAEPGLLATAGLLPSGTITGRAARIAFLERLVAIAALAYLLRSVTRFVSRYLLQSAAQKIQRDLRNETYDHLQHLSMDFFVDHQTGGMMSILNSDINRLEQFLNTEFRQMIRVVATVGGIAVILWTYSPQLAVIALAPVPLIGLASGYFLTWIEPRYKSIRESVARLNTRLENNLGGAAVIKAFNRYGFEHERVAEQSQDYHDEKVGALRIRRAFFATLRLLTGVVFVLVLYIGGLDNINEVEGALTAGSFALFFLYLRRLYSPMRRVGKSANKYQLAKSSAERVFGLLGREPTVTSPTDPYRPETVEGDVTFDDVTFGYDDRDPVLRNVSLDVPAGATVGLVGPTGAGKSTLVKLIPRFHDVDAGAVRVDGVDVREYDLGALREEIAVVEQSPYLFSGTVAENIAYGDQDALAAERDGETTARERVVEAARAAEAHDFITDLPEGYDTFVGERGVKLSGGQRQRLAIARALLNDPAIIIFDEATSDVDTETEERIQESLDRLVEDRTAFVIAHRLSTIQDADRIVVLKNGEIVETGTHDDLLGADGDYAALWRAQADAAPVADD; encoded by the coding sequence ATGGCGGACACCGACGGCGGGTTCGAGGATGTCCGGGAGAACGTCGACGGCCACCCGATGGTCAGCCTCCTGGCGTACGCCCGTCCCTACTGGCGCCGGCTGACTGCCGGCGTCATCGCCTCGTTCTGTACGCGCTTTGCCCGCCTCCTCCCGCCGATTCTCGTCGCGACGACCATCGACCGGATCATCCTCGGCTCGGCCGAGCCGGGACTGCTGGCCACCGCTGGCCTGCTCCCTAGCGGCACGATCACGGGACGGGCCGCCCGCATCGCGTTTCTCGAACGCCTCGTGGCCATCGCGGCGCTGGCGTATCTCCTCCGATCGGTGACTCGCTTCGTCTCGCGGTATCTCCTCCAGTCGGCCGCCCAGAAGATCCAACGCGACCTCCGGAACGAGACGTACGATCACCTCCAGCATCTCTCGATGGACTTCTTCGTCGACCACCAGACCGGCGGCATGATGTCCATACTCAACAGTGATATCAACCGACTGGAGCAGTTCCTCAACACCGAGTTCCGACAGATGATCCGGGTCGTCGCCACCGTCGGCGGCATCGCCGTCATCCTCTGGACTTACTCGCCGCAACTCGCGGTCATCGCGCTGGCACCGGTCCCGCTCATCGGCCTCGCGAGCGGGTATTTCCTCACCTGGATCGAGCCACGATACAAGTCGATCCGGGAGTCGGTCGCCCGCCTCAACACGCGTCTGGAGAACAACCTCGGCGGCGCCGCGGTCATCAAGGCGTTCAACCGGTACGGGTTCGAACACGAGCGCGTCGCCGAGCAGAGTCAGGACTACCACGACGAGAAGGTGGGTGCGCTCCGCATCCGCCGGGCCTTCTTCGCCACCCTCCGGCTACTCACCGGCGTCGTGTTCGTCCTCGTCCTCTACATCGGCGGCCTCGACAACATCAACGAGGTCGAAGGCGCGCTCACGGCCGGGAGTTTCGCCCTGTTTTTCCTCTATTTGCGCCGCCTCTACTCGCCGATGCGCCGCGTTGGCAAGTCCGCGAACAAATATCAACTCGCAAAATCCAGCGCCGAGCGCGTGTTCGGCCTCCTCGGACGCGAACCGACCGTGACCTCGCCGACCGACCCCTACCGGCCGGAGACGGTCGAGGGCGACGTGACCTTCGACGACGTGACCTTCGGTTACGACGACCGGGACCCCGTGCTTCGGAACGTCTCGCTCGACGTGCCCGCGGGCGCTACCGTCGGTCTCGTCGGACCGACCGGCGCAGGGAAGTCGACGCTCGTGAAACTCATCCCACGGTTTCACGATGTGGACGCCGGGGCGGTCCGGGTCGACGGCGTCGATGTCCGCGAGTACGACCTCGGGGCACTCAGAGAGGAGATTGCCGTCGTCGAGCAGAGCCCCTACCTCTTCTCGGGGACCGTCGCCGAGAACATCGCCTACGGCGATCAGGACGCGCTGGCGGCCGAACGCGACGGTGAGACCACCGCTCGCGAGCGGGTCGTCGAGGCGGCGAGAGCGGCGGAAGCCCACGATTTCATCACCGACCTTCCCGAAGGGTACGACACGTTCGTCGGCGAACGCGGCGTGAAACTCTCGGGCGGTCAGCGCCAGCGGCTCGCCATCGCTCGCGCCCTCCTCAACGATCCCGCGATCATCATCTTCGACGAGGCGACCAGCGATGTCGACACCGAGACTGAAGAGCGCATCCAGGAGAGCCTCGACCGTCTCGTCGAGGACCGGACCGCGTTCGTCATCGCCCACCGCCTGTCGACCATTCAAGACGCCGACCGCATCGTCGTCCTGAAGAACGGCGAAATCGTCGAAACGGGGACCCACGACGACCTGCTCGGCGCGGATGGCGACTACGCCGCGCTATGGCGGGCACAGGCCGACGCCGCCCCCGTTGCCGACGATTGA
- a CDS encoding RNA-binding domain-containing protein, which yields MLSPDLDSISIEQIQALLESGTPERKQLEFKRQLNPRDNGHKEKFLAEVTSFANTTGGDLLIGVPDPDDIEDEEDEKLWWTTDHDRDQYKLDWENIIRNNTQPRLNTHEIRTIPNPDGEGYVAVIRVQQSTISPHRVTLKSKKPFYARNSAGKYPLDVGELREKFLEQYRLTEEVEQFLADRTAKIRSADTPAPFEPGPCMVLHVIPATAFSMQPEIDISKAEQEIAGLPLFHRDRGNIHSAAKRNIDGIVNSQDIKNFSKRSGEDNPSSEYVQLFRDGRIEAVHSFHFRNQRKDEDRIGFLTLYEILQDRLPDYTGFLYDLDVRTPIFLYLSFLDADGFYLALGENRESSELDRAVATLPAVTLESYDVSSDEVVEEFLTHVWHAFGELGDPFDYFDKPDAA from the coding sequence ATGCTCTCACCGGATCTGGACTCAATATCTATAGAACAGATACAGGCGCTGCTGGAAAGTGGAACGCCTGAACGCAAACAACTCGAGTTCAAACGCCAACTCAATCCTCGTGATAACGGTCACAAGGAGAAGTTCTTAGCCGAGGTCACATCCTTTGCAAACACTACGGGTGGAGATCTCCTGATCGGCGTCCCAGACCCGGATGATATTGAAGATGAAGAGGATGAAAAGCTGTGGTGGACCACCGACCACGACAGAGACCAGTACAAACTCGACTGGGAGAACATAATACGGAATAATACTCAGCCCCGGCTCAACACCCACGAAATACGGACAATCCCGAACCCAGATGGAGAAGGATACGTCGCAGTCATCAGAGTCCAGCAAAGCACGATTTCACCTCACCGCGTCACACTCAAATCCAAGAAACCGTTCTACGCCCGCAACTCCGCAGGAAAATACCCGTTAGACGTAGGAGAACTCCGCGAGAAGTTCCTTGAACAATACAGGTTGACAGAAGAGGTCGAACAATTCCTCGCAGATCGAACCGCAAAAATCCGGAGTGCCGATACCCCAGCACCATTTGAACCCGGACCATGTATGGTGTTGCACGTTATCCCGGCGACCGCTTTCTCGATGCAACCAGAAATCGATATCTCGAAAGCAGAGCAGGAGATAGCAGGTCTTCCACTCTTCCACAGAGATAGAGGGAATATTCACTCAGCTGCAAAACGGAACATCGATGGCATAGTCAACTCCCAAGACATCAAGAACTTCAGCAAAAGATCGGGAGAGGACAATCCATCATCCGAGTACGTCCAACTGTTCAGAGACGGTCGTATCGAAGCGGTTCACTCATTCCATTTCAGGAATCAAAGAAAAGACGAGGACCGGATTGGCTTTCTAACGCTTTACGAGATCTTGCAAGACCGTCTTCCGGACTACACGGGTTTCTTGTATGATCTTGATGTCCGGACTCCGATCTTCTTGTACCTTAGCTTTCTTGACGCAGACGGGTTCTATCTTGCATTGGGGGAAAACCGAGAGTCGAGTGAGCTTGATCGTGCAGTGGCCACGTTACCTGCTGTAACGTTGGAGTCCTATGATGTGAGCAGCGATGAAGTGGTGGAGGAGTTCTTAACCCATGTTTGGCACGCTTTCGGAGAACTTGGAGATCCGTTTGACTACTTCGACAAACCGGATGCCGCCTGA